The genomic DNA agaaaatatgcACCGCACCAGATATTTTTTCTACATCCGCCCCTGTAATATACCTTTTTGGATTGAGCAATTCAGTGAAGCAAAATTCATTGCTAGTCACTGAATTGTAACACATAGAGGAGACATTCACTATTCTTCCCTCTATACTTGATTTTCCTGCTGTCTCCACCATTTTCTCCAGTAGCATTTTTGTCAGCAGAAAATGACCTTCCAAAAATACAAATTAACTTTCATATTTTGGTTTTCCATTGTTAATCTTGTttgaactaaaaaaataaaagatagacTAGCTATTACCTAAATAATTTGTGGCAAAAGTAAGCTCAATATTGTCCTCAGAAAATTCCTGCTTGTGTGGAAATATGCCGGCATTGTTTCTGCAAGAAAACAAATATTGTTGGAATTTGATATAGCTGAACAAAAATAAACCTCTTTTCAACAAAGATACATTGAATTACATAAGGATGTGTAGAGGCAGTCCTAAAGATAAGAAGTGAGAGCAAAAGCTTTTGATTGAAGCAAATGAGCTCAAGTTTAACTCCAATATGATTATCTCAGCTTTTGGGCTCTCTTTTTGTATATTTTCCTTCACACTTTCTGCCTTCCTCAAATCCCTTGCTGGAATTACCACTCTCACACCTCTCTTGGCAAGTACTCTTGCTGTCTCTTCACCGATGCCCGATGTCGCGCCTAATTTATTGTACAAATTAAATTCATAGTATAAAATAAGTTCATTATACGTTCGATATATATAGAACGTTATGAATCCATCATACGTAGATCTCATAATCTAAGACTGAAATTAGTTCATATTTTGTACAATATATACGTGGAATTATATAAACCAGTccatattatgattattatataaaccatatttatcataaaaaaaataagtcgATATTAAATTTGCTGCgataaaaatgatgaaaaatcgcattgaaattgatttattgtaccttgaaataaattattttcttatgaaaaTCATTAATGTTTCCATGATGCCAACGAATTAGTGGTCTTataattagtaaaaatgaaatgGCATTACTAGCAATCCGGTGACTATTGCAGTGAGATGAGATGAAGTCGATTTCagacatgagagagagagagagagagggagaccgGTGACTATTGCAGTGAGATGAGATGAAGGCATGGAGGAGAAGCAATCATCAGCAACTTGTTGAGCAGTAGTTTTGGAGCCATAGCCACTTGGTCCAGCAATTCCTGCCACATATTTCAATATGGCCTTCATTTCGATTCCTGCCAAAAGTTGCAATAGTGCAGCAGCCTTCATTCTTATGACTTGTTTTTTTAACTTAATGAATTGAACAACAAGATTCTAATCAACAGTTGTTCAaatcaaatacatatatatatatataataaaataacaactttgGTGCATTCATGCACCCTCTATAACATGTAATTACTATTGTGTGCTAGCCGTGTTTATTACTATCACATAGATAATAACGACCAATTAATTAACGCGccactttttcaaaaataaatgcaattagGTCTTTAATA from Salvia miltiorrhiza cultivar Shanhuang (shh) unplaced genomic scaffold, IMPLAD_Smil_shh fragScaff_scaffold_124_2:::fragment_8:::debris, whole genome shotgun sequence includes the following:
- the LOC131002394 gene encoding short-chain dehydrogenase TIC 32 B, chloroplastic-like isoform X3, producing MKAAALLQLLAGIEMKAILKYVAGIAGPSGYGSKTTAQQVADDCFSSMPSSHLTAIVTGATSGIGEETARVLAKRGVRVVIPARDLRKAESVKENIQKESPKAEIIILELNLSSFASIKSFCSHFLSLGLPLHILINNAGIFPHKQEFSEDNIELTFATNYLGHFLLTKMLLEKMVETAGKSSIEGRIVNVSSMCYNSVTSNEFCFTELLNPKR
- the LOC131002394 gene encoding short-chain dehydrogenase TIC 32 B, chloroplastic-like isoform X2 — translated: MKAAALLQLLAGIEMKAILKYVAGIAGPSGYGSKTTAQQVADDCFSSMPSSHLTAIVTGATSGIGEETARVLAKRGVRVVIPARDLRKAESVKENIQKESPKAEIIILELNLSSFASIKSFCSHFLSLGLPLHILINNAGIFPHKQEFSEDNIELTFATNYLGHFLLTKMLLEKMVETAGKSSIEGRIVNVSSMCYNSVTSNEFCFTELLNPKSI
- the LOC131002394 gene encoding short-chain dehydrogenase TIC 32 B, chloroplastic-like isoform X1, with the protein product MKAAALLQLLAGIEMKAILKYVAGIAGPSGYGSKTTAQQVADDCFSSMPSSHLTAIVTGATSGIGEETARVLAKRGVRVVIPARDLRKAESVKENIQKESPKAEIIILELNLSSFASIKSFCSHFLSLGLPLHILINNAGIFPHKQEFSEDNIELTFATNYLGHFLLTKMLLEKMVETAGKSSIEGRIVNVSSMCYNSVTSNEFCFTELLNPKRYITGADVEKISGAVHIF